The Epinephelus lanceolatus isolate andai-2023 chromosome 11, ASM4190304v1, whole genome shotgun sequence genome window below encodes:
- the LOC117270849 gene encoding moesin a, giving the protein MPKTISVRVTTMDAELEFAIQPNTTGKQLFDQVVKTIGLREVWYFGLQYQDTKGFSTWLKLNKKVTAQDVRKESPLLFKFRAKFFPEDVTEELIQDATQRLFFLQVKEGILNDDIYCPPETAVLLASYAVQAKYADYNKEVHTPGYLSSEQLLPQRVLDQHKLNKEQWEERIQVWHEEHKSMMREESMMEYLKIAQDLEMYGVNYFNIKNKKGTELWLGVDALGLNIYEQNDKMTPKIGFPWSEIRNISFNDKKFVIKPIDKKAPDFVFYAPRLRINKRILALCMGNHELYMRRRKPDTIEVQQMKAQAREEKNHKKMERALLENEKRKREVAEKEKEKIEKEKEELMERLKQIEEQTKKAQQELEEQTQRALELEMERKSAQEEAERLESELKGAEDAKMKLLQQSENQMKNQEHLATELAELTSKISLLEDAKKKKEEEAVEWQQKATTVQEDLEKTKEELKNKVMAAHVQEPLNAENEHDENDESSAEASAEFTAAATYKDRSEEERMTEAEKNERLQKHLLALSSELANARDESKKTVNDMIHAENMKAGRDKYKTLRQIRSGNTKQRIDEFECM; this is encoded by the exons ATTAGTGTAAGAGTCACTACAATGGATGCTGAACTGGAGTTCGCCATTCAGCCAAACACAACAGGAAAGCAGCTCTTTGACCAG GTTGTTAAGACCATCGGGCTGAGAGAGGTTTGGTACTTTGGGCTCCAGTACCAGGATACAAAGGGTTTCTCCACATGGCTCAAGCTCAATAAGAAG GTGACAGCCCAGGATGTGAGGAAGGAAAGCCCGCTGCTGTTTAAGTTCCGTGCCAAGTTCTTCCCCGAGGATGTGACAGAGGAGTTAATCCAGGACGCCACACAGCGGCTGTTCTTCCTGCAGGTGAAGGAGGGAATCCTAAATGACGACATCTACTGCCCTCCAGAGACAGCAGTCCTCCTGGCATCCTACGCAGTGCAGGCCAAGTATGCCGACTACAACAAGGAAGTCCACACACCAGGATATCTGTCCAGTGAACAGCTGCTCCCTCAGAG AGTTCTGGACCAGCACAAACTTAACAAGGAGCAGTGGGAGGAGAGGATTCAAGTGTGGCATGAAGAACACAAGAGCATGATGAG AGAGGAGTCCATGATGGAGTATCTGAAGATCGCTCAAGATCTCGAGATGTACGGGGTCAACTACTTCAACATCAAGAACAAGAAAGGCACAGAACTGTGGTTGGGAGTGGATGCTTTGGGGCTCAACATTTATGAACAGAATGACAA AATGACACCCAAAATTGGATTTCCTTGGAGTGAAATTAGGAACATTTCCTTCAATGACAAGAAGTTCGTCATCAAACCAATTGACAAGAAAGCACCT GACTTTGTATTCTATGCTCCAAGACTGCGCATCAACAAGCGAATTCTGGCTCTTTGCATGGGCAACCATGAGCTGTACATGCGCCGCCGCAAACCTGACACCATTGAAGTGCAGCAGATGAAGGCTCAGGCTCGGGAGGAGAAGAATCACAAGAAGATGGAACG AGCTCTGCTGGAGAATGAAAAGAGGAAACGAGAAGTTgcagaaaaggaaaaggaaaagattgaaaaggaaaaggaagagTTAATGGAGAGACTAAAGCAGATTGAGGAGCAGACGAAAAAAGCCCAACAAG AGTTGGAGGAGCAAACACAGAGGGCTCTGGAGTTGGAGATGGAGAGGAAGTCGGCTCAGGAGGAGGCTGAACGTCTGGAGAGTGAGCTGAAGGGTGCTGAGGACGCCAAGATGAAACTGCTGCAGCAGTCAGAGAACCAGATGAAGAACCAAGAACACCTG GCAACAGAGTTGGCTGAGCTGACTTCAAAGATTTCCCTCCTGGAGGAtgccaagaagaagaaggaggaagaggcagTAGAGTGGCAACAGAAG GCTACCACAGTGCAGGAGGACCTGGAGAAGACCAAAGAAGAGCTCAAAAACAAAGTGATGGCGGCTCACGTTCAGGAGCCCCTCAACGCAGAGAACGAGCACGACGAGAACGACGAAAGCAGTGCCGAAGCCAGCGCAGAGTTCACAGCTGCCGCCACGTACAAGGACCGCAGCGAAGAGGAGCGCATGACCGAGGCTGAGAAGAACGAACGTTTGCAGAAACATCTACTT GCTCTAAGCTCCGAGTTGGCGAACGCTCGCGACGAGAGCAAGAAAACAGTGAACGACATGATCCACGCAGAGAACATGAAAGCAGGACGAGACAAGTACAAGACCCTCAGACAGATCCGGTCAGGAAACACCAAACAGCGCATCGACGAGTTCGAGTGCATGTGA